One region of Fragaria vesca subsp. vesca linkage group LG4, FraVesHawaii_1.0, whole genome shotgun sequence genomic DNA includes:
- the LOC101306328 gene encoding putative FBD-associated F-box protein At3g50710-like yields MKHNIVELDLGIYDTRFKDLELPDSFFTCKTLVALKVSSNCINLAPPPSASTCFPSLKSLHYSLYRPDSASVFDLLVSKCPVLEDLTIDAEIFAEDVYTLDIPAAGLKTFRFLGTSFLVGRKYSFSFNSPKLENLVVSDRAGLANYYFSNNAKAMVKAVIHSIHGYKDDNINHVVRAPPFT; encoded by the coding sequence ATGAAGCATAACATCGTTGAACTTGATCTTGGGATATATGATACAAGATTCAAAGACCTTGAATTGCCTGACAGCTTTTTCACATGCAAAACTCTTGTGGCTTTAAAGGTGAGTTCAAATTGTATTAACCTTGCTCCTCCTCCTTCGGCATCAACTTGTTTTCCAAGTCTCAAGTCCCTCCACTATAGCCTTTACAGGCCTGATAGTGCCTCAGTGTTCGATTTGCTCGTTTCCAAGTGTCCTGTGCTTGAAGACTTGACCATTGATGCAGAAATATTTGCAGAAGATGTATATACTTTAGATATCCCTGCAGCAGGATTGAAAACGTTTAGATTTCTAGGTACCAGCTTTCTTGTTGGGAGAAAGTACAGTTTTTCTTTCAATTCCCCAAAGCTTGAAAACCTTGTTGTCTCGGATAGAGCTGGTTTAGCCAATTACTACTTTTCCAACAATGCAAAAGCCATGGTTAAAGCTGTGATCCATTCAATACATGGCTACAAAGACGACAATATCAATCATGTTGTTAGAGCACCTCCCTTTACTTGA